From the genome of Pseudomonadota bacterium, one region includes:
- a CDS encoding isoaspartyl peptidase/L-asparaginase has translation GEGADAFAELRGLDMVPPEYFYTEARYRAMQRLKQQGLDETALSEDTALEHTLGPPAEPDKLGTVGAAALDRAGNLAAGTSTGGTTNKRFGRVGDSPLLGAGNYANNRSCAVSCTGEGEFFMRLLAAYDVSALMEYRGLGLEQAAREVVMQKVTRLGGRGGLVAIDRAGRVAMPFNTPGMYRGHIDAAGRRLVAVYEQ, from the coding sequence CCGGCGAGGGCGCCGATGCATTCGCCGAGCTCCGAGGGCTCGACATGGTGCCGCCCGAGTACTTCTACACGGAAGCGCGCTACCGTGCCATGCAGCGCCTCAAGCAGCAGGGTCTAGACGAGACCGCGCTTTCGGAAGACACGGCCTTGGAGCACACACTCGGGCCGCCCGCCGAGCCGGACAAGCTAGGGACCGTGGGCGCCGCAGCTTTGGATCGGGCGGGCAACCTGGCGGCCGGGACCTCCACGGGCGGCACGACGAACAAGCGCTTCGGGCGCGTGGGTGACTCTCCGCTGCTCGGGGCCGGCAACTACGCGAACAACCGCAGCTGCGCCGTGTCCTGCACCGGCGAGGGCGAGTTCTTCATGCGGCTGCTGGCCGCCTACGACGTTTCGGCGTTGATGGAGTACCGGGGCCTGGGTCTCGAGCAGGCGGCCCGCGAAGTCGTGATGCAAAAGGTGACACGACTCGGCGGCCGCGGCGGGCTGGTCGCGATCGATCGAGCCGGCAGGGTCGCGATGCCGTTCAATACACCCGGCATGTATCGGGGCCACATCGACGCTGCCGGCCGGCG